GCTTTCCCACAGTTAAGAATGAAGAATGGAAATATACAAACATCCACAGTATTATCAATAAGCCCTATGCGCTTGATGTAGATGTGGATATCGAGGGCTTGGATTTTAGTGCGGGAGAGATTCCAAATTTGGATGCGTACCGTATTATTCTGGTTAATGGCCAGTACGTATTGGCGGTGAGTGAGCTGGAAAAGGTAAAAGGACTTGTTGTTATTCCAATGGATGACGCTGTTGCTGAACCTGCATTTCAAGCGCATTTTGCGAAGTACGCTGATAAATCTGATAATATCATGGTGGCGCTTAACACAGCTGCTTTTACCAATGGTGTATTCATACATTTGAAAAAAGGTGTTGTACTTGATAAGCCTATACAGATTATTCACGTCGCTACAGGAACAGAAGATTTCTTTGCGCAAACACGGAATTTGGTTGTTGTTGAAGCTAACGCTGAACTTGAATTGATCGAAAGCTTTATCACTGCAGATGGTGCCGCAAGCAATGTGCATAATAAAGTTTCAGAGATTGTCGTAAAAGAGAATGCTAAAGTTCAACATTACTATCTTCAAGTGGCTCAATCTGTAAGCCGTTACTTTAATCATACGGAAGTATACCAAGAGAAATACAGTCTTTATAATAACTACAACTGTAATTTCCCAGGTGCATCTTTTATCCGTAACAATATTAATGTGCGTCTGGATGCAGAAAATGTAGAAAGTCATTTGTACGGTATTAACCTGACCGCAGGGGATCAATTGGTCGATAATCACACTGTCGTAGATCATCTTAAACCACATTGTGAATCATACGAATGGTATAAAAATATCACGCAAGATAAATCTACAGCTGTTTTCAACGGAAAAATCTTTGTTCGGGAGGATGCACAAAAAACTAATGCTTTCCAACAGAACAATAATATGTTGATGTCCGATAGTTCAGCGGTTTATACAAAGCCCCAACTGGAGATTTTTGCAGATGATGTGAAATGTTCACACGGATGTACGATCGGTCAGTTTGATAATGAAGCTTTGTTTTATTTGAGAGCACGCGGAATTGGTGAGGAGTCAGCACGTATTCTTCTTGTGCATGCTTTCGCATTTGACGTAACAACTCGTTTTTCAAATGAGGTTGTTCGGAGATATGTGGAAGAATTGGTCGAAGAAAGTTTAAGAACGAACTAAACTAAATCACACAAACTATAAATAGGATAAGGCGTTTACTGATTCGGTAAACGCCTTATTTTTTTGATAAAGATTCCTTTTTTGGTCTTTTTCTTTTACTTTTGTAGTGCTATGTACATGTCTTTATATACAACTTACGCTTATAAACCTTGGGTTTTATAGCTCATTTACGTTTTTAAAATCTTAATAGAACGCATCCGTTCACGAAACGAATGGCTTGTTTCATACTGAGATATCAAAAAGCCAGCTTTAACTGATTTGATATTCGGGAAAGAGCTTCCTTCTATTTTCCTTCGTTGGTTCGGCGTGCGTAATAACGTTTTATTTCAATGTGTTGGTCATTCTTGATCATACACCTGTTGTATTTTATATAAAATTTTATGGGAAAAAATAACTGGTTTCGTACCTATAGTTATATATGGACTGGGCAATTTATCTCTTTGCTGTCTAGTTCAGCTGTCAACTTTTCGATCATGATATGGTTGAGTTTAACGCACAAGTCTGCTGAAGTATTGGCTTTTGCTGCTATCGCAGGCTTATTGCCACAAGCGATCATCGGGCCATTTGCTGGTGTCTATATTGATCGATGGGATAGAAAGAAAGTCATGATCTTTGCAGATGGCTTTATTGCACTCTGTACATTAGGTATGACCTTTGTACTCAAAAGTGATGGTGCCAATATGTTTCTGATTTATCTGTTAATGGCCTGTCGTTCGATCGGTTCAGCATTTCACTCGCCAGCCATGCAGGCAATTGCGCCACTTCTCGTTCCGGAAGATAAATTATTGCGTGTTTCAGGTATTAATCAGATGCTACAGTCGGTAAGTAGTATTGCAGGTCCCGCATTGGGAACATTGGCTATTAGCTATTTTCCTATTTCGAGTGTCTTGTATCTGGATGTTATCGGTGCCGCAATAGCTATTACATCTTTGCTCTTTGTGACTATCCCACACTTGTCCCGTTCTGATGTGAAACCTACTATTGCTGCCGTTTTGGATGATCTTAAACAGGGAATGCGTGCTATCTATCATAATAAAGGGCTGAAAATGTTGTTTCTATATGCCATGGTGGCGACTTTCTTTATTATGCCTGTTGCCATTATGTTTCCCTTGTTGACGATTGGTCATTATGGCGGTGGAAAGTGGGAGATGAGTATTATTGAGATTATTTGGGGAATAGGTATGCTTGTTGGAGGCAGTTTTTTGGGACTTGCAAAAGTGTCTCTATCAAAAGTAGTATTAGTAAACAGCATGCATATTGTATTGGGGATAACCTTTGCGCTATCGGGGTGGTTTCCTTCGACCTGGTTTATTCCATTTGTCATCATGACAGGTTTAGGCGGAGTTTCAATGTCTATCTTCTCGGCATCATTTATGACAATTATTCAAGAGCAGGTTCCAGTAGAAATGTTGGGGCGTGTTTTCTCGCTTTATTTTAGCATAGCAATATTACCGAGTATGATAGGACTTCTTTTTACAGGCTTTATCGCAGACGCAATCGGAGTGGCAACAGCTTTTATTATTGCAGGTCTTATTGTTGTATTGGTGGGCTTGTTGTCTTTTTTCAACAGCTCAATTATGAGCTTGGGGGAAGGGCGTAAATTAAGCTAAAAGAATAAATAAAAAAAGCTTCCAAATTTTGGAAGCTTTTTTTATTTGGAGCGAAAGACGAGATTCGAACTCGCGACCCCAACCTTGGCAAGGTTGTGCTCTACCAACTGAGCTACTTTCGCGTTGATGCTACAAAAGTAAGGCATTTCTTCTTATTCTGCAAGAGAAAAAGTAAAAAATCTTAACATAAATCAATTGCATCGACACAATTAATTCCATCTATAGCCGCCGAAATAATACCCCCTGCATAGCCTGCTCCCTCCCCGCAAGGGTAAAGTCCTTTGACCTGAGGATGTTGCAGATTTTCTTTGTTTCGAGGTATACGTATGGGTGAAGATGTCCTCGATTCTACACCGACCAAAATCGCATCATTTGTATAATACCCTTTCATCTTTTTTCCAAATATTGGTAAGGCACCACGAAGAGCTTCATGCACAAAAGCTGGTAAAACCTCCCTCAAGTCTGCCGAAGATGTTCCTGGTTTGTACGAATTTTCGGGTAGGTCCATTGAGACCCTTCCCTCCACGAAGTCAACCATTCGTTGTGCGGGGGCAACAAGACTTCCTCCACCAACCTCGAAAGCTTTGCGTTCAATTTGCTTCTGAAAATCAAGTAAAGCAAAGGGATCATTTAGTGCATTAGGTACATCTTCGAGATTGATCTGAATAACGGTGCCTGAATTGGCATGTGGATTATTACGTTTGGAAGGAGACCATCCGTTGACCACGATTTCATTACGGTCTGTTGCACAAGGAGCGATAACGCCACCAGGGCACATACAGAATGAGAATACACCACGATCATTAACCTGTTCGACCAGACTATAATAGGCTGGGGGTAAATGCTCACTTCTGACCTGGCAATGGTATTGTGCCTGATCGATAATAGCCTGTGGGTGTTCTATGCGGACGCCTAGCGCAAAGGCTTTTGCTTCGATCAGCCAGTTGTTGCGATGAAACAGTTCAAAAATATCCCTTGCGGAGTGGCCTGTCGCCACGATAACATGATCAGCTTTGATTTCCTCCCCACTGGCTAATTTTACACCACGGACCTGACCAAAGGATTCCAAAATATTATCTACACGTTGGTCGAAAAGAAATTCCCCGCCAAATTCGACCACACTTTCCCGCATCGCCTCAATAATATGAGGAAGCTTGTTTGTGCCGATATGGGGGCGGGCATTTACTAAGATGTCTGTTGTCGCTCCATGAGATACAAAAAGCTTAAGAACTTTGTCTACGTCCCCCCGTTTATTGGAGCGGGTATAAAGCTTCCCGTCTGAATAAGTTCCTGCACCACCT
The window above is part of the Sphingobacterium sp. ML3W genome. Proteins encoded here:
- a CDS encoding MFS transporter, which gives rise to MGKNNWFRTYSYIWTGQFISLLSSSAVNFSIMIWLSLTHKSAEVLAFAAIAGLLPQAIIGPFAGVYIDRWDRKKVMIFADGFIALCTLGMTFVLKSDGANMFLIYLLMACRSIGSAFHSPAMQAIAPLLVPEDKLLRVSGINQMLQSVSSIAGPALGTLAISYFPISSVLYLDVIGAAIAITSLLFVTIPHLSRSDVKPTIAAVLDDLKQGMRAIYHNKGLKMLFLYAMVATFFIMPVAIMFPLLTIGHYGGGKWEMSIIEIIWGIGMLVGGSFLGLAKVSLSKVVLVNSMHIVLGITFALSGWFPSTWFIPFVIMTGLGGVSMSIFSASFMTIIQEQVPVEMLGRVFSLYFSIAILPSMIGLLFTGFIADAIGVATAFIIAGLIVVLVGLLSFFNSSIMSLGEGRKLS
- a CDS encoding FAD-dependent protein; the protein is MQKEIEIAILPEKIEDEQYILQQGVKALRLKPQQVKGYKIRKRSIDARSKQVVYRARVIYYIDELPLPEIYENHFKSVQDGKPVIIVGAGPAGLFAAIRCIERGLRPIVIERGKKVQDRRRDLAKLNREGIVNPESNYCFGEGGAGTYSDGKLYTRSNKRGDVDKVLKLFVSHGATTDILVNARPHIGTNKLPHIIEAMRESVVEFGGEFLFDQRVDNILESFGQVRGVKLASGEEIKADHVIVATGHSARDIFELFHRNNWLIEAKAFALGVRIEHPQAIIDQAQYHCQVRSEHLPPAYYSLVEQVNDRGVFSFCMCPGGVIAPCATDRNEIVVNGWSPSKRNNPHANSGTVIQINLEDVPNALNDPFALLDFQKQIERKAFEVGGGSLVAPAQRMVDFVEGRVSMDLPENSYKPGTSSADLREVLPAFVHEALRGALPIFGKKMKGYYTNDAILVGVESRTSSPIRIPRNKENLQHPQVKGLYPCGEGAGYAGGIISAAIDGINCVDAIDLC
- the sufD gene encoding Fe-S cluster assembly protein SufD — translated: MSTLVSESLLQQVLGAFKEQGVSDEPAFFTEARQQAFERFEAAGFPTVKNEEWKYTNIHSIINKPYALDVDVDIEGLDFSAGEIPNLDAYRIILVNGQYVLAVSELEKVKGLVVIPMDDAVAEPAFQAHFAKYADKSDNIMVALNTAAFTNGVFIHLKKGVVLDKPIQIIHVATGTEDFFAQTRNLVVVEANAELELIESFITADGAASNVHNKVSEIVVKENAKVQHYYLQVAQSVSRYFNHTEVYQEKYSLYNNYNCNFPGASFIRNNINVRLDAENVESHLYGINLTAGDQLVDNHTVVDHLKPHCESYEWYKNITQDKSTAVFNGKIFVREDAQKTNAFQQNNNMLMSDSSAVYTKPQLEIFADDVKCSHGCTIGQFDNEALFYLRARGIGEESARILLVHAFAFDVTTRFSNEVVRRYVEELVEESLRTN